In Brienomyrus brachyistius isolate T26 chromosome 14, BBRACH_0.4, whole genome shotgun sequence, the following proteins share a genomic window:
- the syt14a gene encoding synaptotagmin-14 isoform X7, with product MAIDGGERNCGVHELICVRKVSPEALGFLTAIAIFILLMALLFLYLNNKLSLETRGSLSCLDEYRKNKDLQDKSYPDVDPRGSSSESEDEIMGKYQEAVSRSQGMRAADTRNPKGYGWETRQKYSPLSAEYDGYSSEASTEEVNYIQRMRRTPPLDELQPPPYQDEDGSPRMSCTPSDAGDAKCGLSHCSDSPRHSYGKCPSETSGGHETESYLNKGYEEDVPSDSTAVLSPEEMSARGSAAQLPKGYEPEPLAKYGTLDVVFDYDSEERRLMVTVTAVTDLPALKRTGNISWQVHLLLLPTKKQRAKTGVQKGPCPVFTETFKFNHIESEMIGNYSIRFRLYSVKRMKKEKLLGEKVFYLTKLNLQGKMHIPVILEPCCTLPGCESQVSISEMSCSESTSSFQSSGQGSSPEILVGLVYNATTGRLSVEVIKGSHFKNLAANKPPNTYVKLTLLNSMGQEMSKCKTSICRGQPNPTYKETFVFQVALFQLSDVTLILSVYNKRSMKRKEMIGWISLGLNSSGEEELTHWTQMKESKGQQVCRWHSLLES from the exons GAGACGCGGGGGAGCCTGTCCTGCCTGGACGAGTACAGGAAAAACAAGGATCTGCAAG ATAAGAGCTATCCCGATGTGGATCCTCGGGGCTCATCCTCAGAGAGCGAGGATGAGATCATGGGGAAGTACCAGGAGGCCGTGTCGCGCTCACAGGGCATGAGGGCAGCAGACACTCGCAACCCAAAGGGCTATGGCTGGGAGACCAGGCAGAAATACAGCCCCCTTTCGGCAGAGTACGATGGGTACAGCAGTGAAGCCTCCACCGAAGAGG TGAACTACATTCAGAGAATGAGGCGCACACCCCCTCTGGACGAGCTGCAACCCCCACCCTACCAGGACGAGGATGGCTCCCCACGCATGTCCTGCACGCCTTCCGACGCCGGCGATGCCAAATGCGGCCTGTCCCACTGCAGCGACAGCCCGCGCCACTCGTACGGCAAGTGCCCGAGTGAAACCAGCGGCGGCCACGAGACCGAGAGCTACCTCAACAAGGGCTACGAGGAGGACGTGCCCAGCGACAGCACCGCCGTGCTCAGCCCCGAG GAAATGTCAGCTCGGGGCTCAGCGGCACAGCTGCCCAAGGGGTACGAGCCTGAGCCCTTGGCCAAATACGGCACTCTGGACGTGGTGTTCGACTACGACTCGGAGGAACGCCGGCTCATGGTGACAGTGACCGCCGTGACGGATCTCCCGGCCCTGAAACGCACGGGCAACATCTCCTGGCAGGtccacctgctgctgcttcCCACCAAGAAGCAGCGTGCTAAGACAGGAGTACAGAAGGGGCCCTGCCCGGTCTTCACCGAGACCTTCAAGTTCAACCACATCGAGTCGGAGATGATCGGCAACTACTCCATTCGGTTCCGCCTCTACAGCGTGAAGCGGATGAAGAAGGAGAAGTTGCTGGGGGAGAAGGTGTTCTACCTCACCAAGCTCAACCTGCAGGGCAAGATGCACATTCCCGTCATCCTGGAGCCCTGCTGCACCCTTCCA GGCTGCGAGTCCCAGGTCAGCATTTCGGAGATGTCCTGCAGCGAGAGCACATCGTCCTTCCAGTCATCAGGCCAGGGCTCCAGCCCGGAGATACTGGTGGGCCTCGTTTACAACGCCACCACGGGTCGGCTCTCAGTGGAGGTCATCAAGGGCAGCCACTTCAAGAACCTGGCAGCCAATAAGCCACCCA ACACGTACGTtaagctgacactgttgaactCCATGGGCCAGGAGATGTCCAAGTGCAAGACGTCGATCTGCCGGGGGCAACCCAACCCCACCTACAAGGAGACGTTCGTCTTCCAGGTGGCACTCTTTCAGCTGTCGGACGTGACGCTCATCCTCTCGGTGTACAACAAGCGCAGCATGAAGCGCAAGGAGATGATCGGCTGGATCTCCCTGGGCCTCAACAGCTCAGGGGAAGAGGAGCTGACTCactggactcagatgaaggagtcaAAGGGACAGCAGGTGTGCCGCTGGCACAGCCTGCTAGAGTCCTAG
- the syt14a gene encoding synaptotagmin-14 isoform X6: MAIDGGERNCGVHELICVRKVSPEALGFLTAIAIFILLMALLFLYLNNKLSLETRGSLSCLDEYRKNKDLQDKSYPDVDPRGSSSESEDEIMGKYQEAVSRSQGMRAADTRNPKGYGWETRQKYSPLSAEYDGYSSEASTEEVNYIQRMRRTPPLDELQPPPYQDEDGSPRMSCTPSDAGDAKCGLSHCSDSPRHSYGKCPSETSGGHETESYLNKGYEEDVPSDSTAVLSPEEMSARGSAAQLPKGYEPEPLAKYGTLDVVFDYDSEERRLMVTVTAVTDLPALKRTGNISWQVHLLLLPTKKQRAKTGVQKGPCPVFTETFKFNHIESEMIGNYSIRFRLYSVKRMKKEKLLGEKVFYLTKLNLQGKMHIPVILEPCCTLPQGCESQVSISEMSCSESTSSFQSSGQGSSPEILVGLVYNATTGRLSVEVIKGSHFKNLAANKPPTSQPLLSDGLFCCLKHLIGGQVYIIRDTYVKLTLLNSMGQEMSKCKTSICRGQPNPTYKETFVFQVALFQLSDVTLILSVYNKRSMKRKEMIGWISLGLNSSGEEELTHWTQMKESKGQQVCRWHSLLES; the protein is encoded by the exons GAGACGCGGGGGAGCCTGTCCTGCCTGGACGAGTACAGGAAAAACAAGGATCTGCAAG ATAAGAGCTATCCCGATGTGGATCCTCGGGGCTCATCCTCAGAGAGCGAGGATGAGATCATGGGGAAGTACCAGGAGGCCGTGTCGCGCTCACAGGGCATGAGGGCAGCAGACACTCGCAACCCAAAGGGCTATGGCTGGGAGACCAGGCAGAAATACAGCCCCCTTTCGGCAGAGTACGATGGGTACAGCAGTGAAGCCTCCACCGAAGAGG TGAACTACATTCAGAGAATGAGGCGCACACCCCCTCTGGACGAGCTGCAACCCCCACCCTACCAGGACGAGGATGGCTCCCCACGCATGTCCTGCACGCCTTCCGACGCCGGCGATGCCAAATGCGGCCTGTCCCACTGCAGCGACAGCCCGCGCCACTCGTACGGCAAGTGCCCGAGTGAAACCAGCGGCGGCCACGAGACCGAGAGCTACCTCAACAAGGGCTACGAGGAGGACGTGCCCAGCGACAGCACCGCCGTGCTCAGCCCCGAG GAAATGTCAGCTCGGGGCTCAGCGGCACAGCTGCCCAAGGGGTACGAGCCTGAGCCCTTGGCCAAATACGGCACTCTGGACGTGGTGTTCGACTACGACTCGGAGGAACGCCGGCTCATGGTGACAGTGACCGCCGTGACGGATCTCCCGGCCCTGAAACGCACGGGCAACATCTCCTGGCAGGtccacctgctgctgcttcCCACCAAGAAGCAGCGTGCTAAGACAGGAGTACAGAAGGGGCCCTGCCCGGTCTTCACCGAGACCTTCAAGTTCAACCACATCGAGTCGGAGATGATCGGCAACTACTCCATTCGGTTCCGCCTCTACAGCGTGAAGCGGATGAAGAAGGAGAAGTTGCTGGGGGAGAAGGTGTTCTACCTCACCAAGCTCAACCTGCAGGGCAAGATGCACATTCCCGTCATCCTGGAGCCCTGCTGCACCCTTCCA CAGGGCTGCGAGTCCCAGGTCAGCATTTCGGAGATGTCCTGCAGCGAGAGCACATCGTCCTTCCAGTCATCAGGCCAGGGCTCCAGCCCGGAGATACTGGTGGGCCTCGTTTACAACGCCACCACGGGTCGGCTCTCAGTGGAGGTCATCAAGGGCAGCCACTTCAAGAACCTGGCAGCCAATAAGCCACCCA CTTCCCAACCCCTGTTGTCAGATGGCCTATTCTGTTGTCTGAAACACCTGATAGGTGGACAGGTTTATATAATCAGAG ACACGTACGTtaagctgacactgttgaactCCATGGGCCAGGAGATGTCCAAGTGCAAGACGTCGATCTGCCGGGGGCAACCCAACCCCACCTACAAGGAGACGTTCGTCTTCCAGGTGGCACTCTTTCAGCTGTCGGACGTGACGCTCATCCTCTCGGTGTACAACAAGCGCAGCATGAAGCGCAAGGAGATGATCGGCTGGATCTCCCTGGGCCTCAACAGCTCAGGGGAAGAGGAGCTGACTCactggactcagatgaaggagtcaAAGGGACAGCAGGTGTGCCGCTGGCACAGCCTGCTAGAGTCCTAG
- the syt14a gene encoding synaptotagmin-14 isoform X8: protein MALLFLYLNNKLSLETRGSLSCLDEYRKNKDLQDKSYPDVDPRGSSSESEDEIMGKYQEAVSRSQGMRAADTRNPKGYGWETRQKYSPLSAEYDGYSSEASTEEVNYIQRMRRTPPLDELQPPPYQDEDGSPRMSCTPSDAGDAKCGLSHCSDSPRHSYGKCPSETSGGHETESYLNKGYEEDVPSDSTAVLSPEEMSARGSAAQLPKGYEPEPLAKYGTLDVVFDYDSEERRLMVTVTAVTDLPALKRTGNISWQVHLLLLPTKKQRAKTGVQKGPCPVFTETFKFNHIESEMIGNYSIRFRLYSVKRMKKEKLLGEKVFYLTKLNLQGKMHIPVILEPCCTLPQGCESQVSISEMSCSESTSSFQSSGQGSSPEILVGLVYNATTGRLSVEVIKGSHFKNLAANKPPTSQPLLSDGLFCCLKHLIGGQVYIIRDTYVKLTLLNSMGQEMSKCKTSICRGQPNPTYKETFVFQVALFQLSDVTLILSVYNKRSMKRKEMIGWISLGLNSSGEEELTHWTQMKESKGQQVCRWHSLLES from the exons GAGACGCGGGGGAGCCTGTCCTGCCTGGACGAGTACAGGAAAAACAAGGATCTGCAAG ATAAGAGCTATCCCGATGTGGATCCTCGGGGCTCATCCTCAGAGAGCGAGGATGAGATCATGGGGAAGTACCAGGAGGCCGTGTCGCGCTCACAGGGCATGAGGGCAGCAGACACTCGCAACCCAAAGGGCTATGGCTGGGAGACCAGGCAGAAATACAGCCCCCTTTCGGCAGAGTACGATGGGTACAGCAGTGAAGCCTCCACCGAAGAGG TGAACTACATTCAGAGAATGAGGCGCACACCCCCTCTGGACGAGCTGCAACCCCCACCCTACCAGGACGAGGATGGCTCCCCACGCATGTCCTGCACGCCTTCCGACGCCGGCGATGCCAAATGCGGCCTGTCCCACTGCAGCGACAGCCCGCGCCACTCGTACGGCAAGTGCCCGAGTGAAACCAGCGGCGGCCACGAGACCGAGAGCTACCTCAACAAGGGCTACGAGGAGGACGTGCCCAGCGACAGCACCGCCGTGCTCAGCCCCGAG GAAATGTCAGCTCGGGGCTCAGCGGCACAGCTGCCCAAGGGGTACGAGCCTGAGCCCTTGGCCAAATACGGCACTCTGGACGTGGTGTTCGACTACGACTCGGAGGAACGCCGGCTCATGGTGACAGTGACCGCCGTGACGGATCTCCCGGCCCTGAAACGCACGGGCAACATCTCCTGGCAGGtccacctgctgctgcttcCCACCAAGAAGCAGCGTGCTAAGACAGGAGTACAGAAGGGGCCCTGCCCGGTCTTCACCGAGACCTTCAAGTTCAACCACATCGAGTCGGAGATGATCGGCAACTACTCCATTCGGTTCCGCCTCTACAGCGTGAAGCGGATGAAGAAGGAGAAGTTGCTGGGGGAGAAGGTGTTCTACCTCACCAAGCTCAACCTGCAGGGCAAGATGCACATTCCCGTCATCCTGGAGCCCTGCTGCACCCTTCCA CAGGGCTGCGAGTCCCAGGTCAGCATTTCGGAGATGTCCTGCAGCGAGAGCACATCGTCCTTCCAGTCATCAGGCCAGGGCTCCAGCCCGGAGATACTGGTGGGCCTCGTTTACAACGCCACCACGGGTCGGCTCTCAGTGGAGGTCATCAAGGGCAGCCACTTCAAGAACCTGGCAGCCAATAAGCCACCCA CTTCCCAACCCCTGTTGTCAGATGGCCTATTCTGTTGTCTGAAACACCTGATAGGTGGACAGGTTTATATAATCAGAG ACACGTACGTtaagctgacactgttgaactCCATGGGCCAGGAGATGTCCAAGTGCAAGACGTCGATCTGCCGGGGGCAACCCAACCCCACCTACAAGGAGACGTTCGTCTTCCAGGTGGCACTCTTTCAGCTGTCGGACGTGACGCTCATCCTCTCGGTGTACAACAAGCGCAGCATGAAGCGCAAGGAGATGATCGGCTGGATCTCCCTGGGCCTCAACAGCTCAGGGGAAGAGGAGCTGACTCactggactcagatgaaggagtcaAAGGGACAGCAGGTGTGCCGCTGGCACAGCCTGCTAGAGTCCTAG
- the syt14a gene encoding synaptotagmin-14 isoform X5 — MAFFKSFQQSMSSVSSILDSVTNVVDDLAFAVGDVTYTVSDQLAGQVSTIIQRVQAEELERQCKMEANEKTTHDLELAQARDSDATKHNGQCQKPGIESTEVCTGAQKGLQNGTQGEGRSDTCFRENRSNSTPTIKNTERNRRGPISEGSPSTGETRDTTDGQIKDLAHQSNTYRADKVHSGRRSKRHSRSSIQRRGDGARNERNGSREGQDKSYPDVDPRGSSSESEDEIMGKYQEAVSRSQGMRAADTRNPKGYGWETRQKYSPLSAEYDGYSSEASTEEVNYIQRMRRTPPLDELQPPPYQDEDGSPRMSCTPSDAGDAKCGLSHCSDSPRHSYGKCPSETSGGHETESYLNKGYEEDVPSDSTAVLSPEEMSARGSAAQLPKGYEPEPLAKYGTLDVVFDYDSEERRLMVTVTAVTDLPALKRTGNISWQVHLLLLPTKKQRAKTGVQKGPCPVFTETFKFNHIESEMIGNYSIRFRLYSVKRMKKEKLLGEKVFYLTKLNLQGKMHIPVILEPCCTLPQGCESQVSISEMSCSESTSSFQSSGQGSSPEILVGLVYNATTGRLSVEVIKGSHFKNLAANKPPSKYGAPGLFRKPPWTL, encoded by the exons ATGGCATTCTTCAAGAGTTTCCAGCAGAGTATGTCATCCGTCTCCTCGATCCTGGATTCAGTTACCAATGTTGTGGACGACCTTGCCTTTGCTGTGGGCGATGTCACCTACACGGTTAGTGATCAGCTGGCCGGACAGGTCTCTACCATCATCCAGCGGGTCCAGGCAGAGGAGCTGGAGAGACAGTGCAAGATGGAGGCCAACGAGAAGACCACACACGACCTggagctggcccaggcaagGGACTCGGATGCAACCAAACATAATGGCCAGTGCCAGAAACCTGGGATCGAAAGCACAGAGGTGTGTACAGGGGCTCAGAAGGGGCTGCAAAATGGTACCCAAGGAGAAGGGAGGAGTGATACGTGTTTCAGGGAGAACAGGTCAAACTCCACTCCCACCATCAAGAATACAGAAAGAAACCGTAGAGGGCCCATCTCAGAGGGTTCACCCAGCACGGGGGAGACTAGGGACACCACGGACGGTCAAATCAAGGACTTGGCTCACCAGTCAAACACTTATAGAGCTGACAAAGTCCACAGTGGTAGGAGGTCAAAGAGACATAGCCGGTCGTCTATACAGCGAAGGGGCGATGGCGCCAGGAATGAAAGGAACGGCTCAAGAGAGGGTCAAG ATAAGAGCTATCCCGATGTGGATCCTCGGGGCTCATCCTCAGAGAGCGAGGATGAGATCATGGGGAAGTACCAGGAGGCCGTGTCGCGCTCACAGGGCATGAGGGCAGCAGACACTCGCAACCCAAAGGGCTATGGCTGGGAGACCAGGCAGAAATACAGCCCCCTTTCGGCAGAGTACGATGGGTACAGCAGTGAAGCCTCCACCGAAGAGG TGAACTACATTCAGAGAATGAGGCGCACACCCCCTCTGGACGAGCTGCAACCCCCACCCTACCAGGACGAGGATGGCTCCCCACGCATGTCCTGCACGCCTTCCGACGCCGGCGATGCCAAATGCGGCCTGTCCCACTGCAGCGACAGCCCGCGCCACTCGTACGGCAAGTGCCCGAGTGAAACCAGCGGCGGCCACGAGACCGAGAGCTACCTCAACAAGGGCTACGAGGAGGACGTGCCCAGCGACAGCACCGCCGTGCTCAGCCCCGAG GAAATGTCAGCTCGGGGCTCAGCGGCACAGCTGCCCAAGGGGTACGAGCCTGAGCCCTTGGCCAAATACGGCACTCTGGACGTGGTGTTCGACTACGACTCGGAGGAACGCCGGCTCATGGTGACAGTGACCGCCGTGACGGATCTCCCGGCCCTGAAACGCACGGGCAACATCTCCTGGCAGGtccacctgctgctgcttcCCACCAAGAAGCAGCGTGCTAAGACAGGAGTACAGAAGGGGCCCTGCCCGGTCTTCACCGAGACCTTCAAGTTCAACCACATCGAGTCGGAGATGATCGGCAACTACTCCATTCGGTTCCGCCTCTACAGCGTGAAGCGGATGAAGAAGGAGAAGTTGCTGGGGGAGAAGGTGTTCTACCTCACCAAGCTCAACCTGCAGGGCAAGATGCACATTCCCGTCATCCTGGAGCCCTGCTGCACCCTTCCA CAGGGCTGCGAGTCCCAGGTCAGCATTTCGGAGATGTCCTGCAGCGAGAGCACATCGTCCTTCCAGTCATCAGGCCAGGGCTCCAGCCCGGAGATACTGGTGGGCCTCGTTTACAACGCCACCACGGGTCGGCTCTCAGTGGAGGTCATCAAGGGCAGCCACTTCAAGAACCTGGCAGCCAATAAGCCACCCAGTAAGTACGGAGCTCCGGGCCTCTTCCGGAAGCCACCCTGGACGTTGTGA
- the syt14a gene encoding synaptotagmin-14 isoform X4 → MAFFKSFQQSMSSVSSILDSVTNVVDDLAFAVGDVTYTVSDQLAGQVSTIIQRVQAEELERQCKMEANEKTTHDLELAQARDSDATKHNGQCQKPGIESTEVCTGAQKGLQNGTQGEGRSDTCFRENRSNSTPTIKNTERNRRGPISEGSPSTGETRDTTDGQIKDLAHQSNTYRADKVHSGRRSKRHSRSSIQRRGDGARNERNGSREGQDKSYPDVDPRGSSSESEDEIMGKYQEAVSRSQGMRAADTRNPKGYGWETRQKYSPLSAEYDGYSSEASTEEVNYIQRMRRTPPLDELQPPPYQDEDGSPRMSCTPSDAGDAKCGLSHCSDSPRHSYGKCPSETSGGHETESYLNKGYEEDVPSDSTAVLSPEEMSARGSAAQLPKGYEPEPLAKYGTLDVVFDYDSEERRLMVTVTAVTDLPALKRTGNISWQVHLLLLPTKKQRAKTGVQKGPCPVFTETFKFNHIESEMIGNYSIRFRLYSVKRMKKEKLLGEKVFYLTKLNLQGKMHIPVILEPCCTLPGCESQVSISEMSCSESTSSFQSSGQGSSPEILVGLVYNATTGRLSVEVIKGSHFKNLAANKPPNTYVKLTLLNSMGQEMSKCKTSICRGQPNPTYKETFVFQVALFQLSDVTLILSVYNKRSMKRKEMIGWISLGLNSSGEEELTHWTQMKESKGQQVCRWHSLLES, encoded by the exons ATGGCATTCTTCAAGAGTTTCCAGCAGAGTATGTCATCCGTCTCCTCGATCCTGGATTCAGTTACCAATGTTGTGGACGACCTTGCCTTTGCTGTGGGCGATGTCACCTACACGGTTAGTGATCAGCTGGCCGGACAGGTCTCTACCATCATCCAGCGGGTCCAGGCAGAGGAGCTGGAGAGACAGTGCAAGATGGAGGCCAACGAGAAGACCACACACGACCTggagctggcccaggcaagGGACTCGGATGCAACCAAACATAATGGCCAGTGCCAGAAACCTGGGATCGAAAGCACAGAGGTGTGTACAGGGGCTCAGAAGGGGCTGCAAAATGGTACCCAAGGAGAAGGGAGGAGTGATACGTGTTTCAGGGAGAACAGGTCAAACTCCACTCCCACCATCAAGAATACAGAAAGAAACCGTAGAGGGCCCATCTCAGAGGGTTCACCCAGCACGGGGGAGACTAGGGACACCACGGACGGTCAAATCAAGGACTTGGCTCACCAGTCAAACACTTATAGAGCTGACAAAGTCCACAGTGGTAGGAGGTCAAAGAGACATAGCCGGTCGTCTATACAGCGAAGGGGCGATGGCGCCAGGAATGAAAGGAACGGCTCAAGAGAGGGTCAAG ATAAGAGCTATCCCGATGTGGATCCTCGGGGCTCATCCTCAGAGAGCGAGGATGAGATCATGGGGAAGTACCAGGAGGCCGTGTCGCGCTCACAGGGCATGAGGGCAGCAGACACTCGCAACCCAAAGGGCTATGGCTGGGAGACCAGGCAGAAATACAGCCCCCTTTCGGCAGAGTACGATGGGTACAGCAGTGAAGCCTCCACCGAAGAGG TGAACTACATTCAGAGAATGAGGCGCACACCCCCTCTGGACGAGCTGCAACCCCCACCCTACCAGGACGAGGATGGCTCCCCACGCATGTCCTGCACGCCTTCCGACGCCGGCGATGCCAAATGCGGCCTGTCCCACTGCAGCGACAGCCCGCGCCACTCGTACGGCAAGTGCCCGAGTGAAACCAGCGGCGGCCACGAGACCGAGAGCTACCTCAACAAGGGCTACGAGGAGGACGTGCCCAGCGACAGCACCGCCGTGCTCAGCCCCGAG GAAATGTCAGCTCGGGGCTCAGCGGCACAGCTGCCCAAGGGGTACGAGCCTGAGCCCTTGGCCAAATACGGCACTCTGGACGTGGTGTTCGACTACGACTCGGAGGAACGCCGGCTCATGGTGACAGTGACCGCCGTGACGGATCTCCCGGCCCTGAAACGCACGGGCAACATCTCCTGGCAGGtccacctgctgctgcttcCCACCAAGAAGCAGCGTGCTAAGACAGGAGTACAGAAGGGGCCCTGCCCGGTCTTCACCGAGACCTTCAAGTTCAACCACATCGAGTCGGAGATGATCGGCAACTACTCCATTCGGTTCCGCCTCTACAGCGTGAAGCGGATGAAGAAGGAGAAGTTGCTGGGGGAGAAGGTGTTCTACCTCACCAAGCTCAACCTGCAGGGCAAGATGCACATTCCCGTCATCCTGGAGCCCTGCTGCACCCTTCCA GGCTGCGAGTCCCAGGTCAGCATTTCGGAGATGTCCTGCAGCGAGAGCACATCGTCCTTCCAGTCATCAGGCCAGGGCTCCAGCCCGGAGATACTGGTGGGCCTCGTTTACAACGCCACCACGGGTCGGCTCTCAGTGGAGGTCATCAAGGGCAGCCACTTCAAGAACCTGGCAGCCAATAAGCCACCCA ACACGTACGTtaagctgacactgttgaactCCATGGGCCAGGAGATGTCCAAGTGCAAGACGTCGATCTGCCGGGGGCAACCCAACCCCACCTACAAGGAGACGTTCGTCTTCCAGGTGGCACTCTTTCAGCTGTCGGACGTGACGCTCATCCTCTCGGTGTACAACAAGCGCAGCATGAAGCGCAAGGAGATGATCGGCTGGATCTCCCTGGGCCTCAACAGCTCAGGGGAAGAGGAGCTGACTCactggactcagatgaaggagtcaAAGGGACAGCAGGTGTGCCGCTGGCACAGCCTGCTAGAGTCCTAG
- the syt14a gene encoding synaptotagmin-14 isoform X3 yields the protein MAFFKSFQQSMSSVSSILDSVTNVVDDLAFAVGDVTYTVSDQLAGQVSTIIQRVQAEELERQCKMEANEKTTHDLELAQARDSDATKHNGQCQKPGIESTEVCTGAQKGLQNGTQGEGRSDTCFRENRSNSTPTIKNTERNRRGPISEGSPSTGETRDTTDGQIKDLAHQSNTYRADKVHSGRRSKRHSRSSIQRRGDGARNERNGSREGQDKSYPDVDPRGSSSESEDEIMGKYQEAVSRSQGMRAADTRNPKGYGWETRQKYSPLSAEYDGYSSEASTEEVNYIQRMRRTPPLDELQPPPYQDEDGSPRMSCTPSDAGDAKCGLSHCSDSPRHSYGKCPSETSGGHETESYLNKGYEEDVPSDSTAVLSPEEMSARGSAAQLPKGYEPEPLAKYGTLDVVFDYDSEERRLMVTVTAVTDLPALKRTGNISWQVHLLLLPTKKQRAKTGVQKGPCPVFTETFKFNHIESEMIGNYSIRFRLYSVKRMKKEKLLGEKVFYLTKLNLQGKMHIPVILEPCCTLPQGCESQVSISEMSCSESTSSFQSSGQGSSPEILVGLVYNATTGRLSVEVIKGSHFKNLAANKPPNTYVKLTLLNSMGQEMSKCKTSICRGQPNPTYKETFVFQVALFQLSDVTLILSVYNKRSMKRKEMIGWISLGLNSSGEEELTHWTQMKESKGQQVCRWHSLLES from the exons ATGGCATTCTTCAAGAGTTTCCAGCAGAGTATGTCATCCGTCTCCTCGATCCTGGATTCAGTTACCAATGTTGTGGACGACCTTGCCTTTGCTGTGGGCGATGTCACCTACACGGTTAGTGATCAGCTGGCCGGACAGGTCTCTACCATCATCCAGCGGGTCCAGGCAGAGGAGCTGGAGAGACAGTGCAAGATGGAGGCCAACGAGAAGACCACACACGACCTggagctggcccaggcaagGGACTCGGATGCAACCAAACATAATGGCCAGTGCCAGAAACCTGGGATCGAAAGCACAGAGGTGTGTACAGGGGCTCAGAAGGGGCTGCAAAATGGTACCCAAGGAGAAGGGAGGAGTGATACGTGTTTCAGGGAGAACAGGTCAAACTCCACTCCCACCATCAAGAATACAGAAAGAAACCGTAGAGGGCCCATCTCAGAGGGTTCACCCAGCACGGGGGAGACTAGGGACACCACGGACGGTCAAATCAAGGACTTGGCTCACCAGTCAAACACTTATAGAGCTGACAAAGTCCACAGTGGTAGGAGGTCAAAGAGACATAGCCGGTCGTCTATACAGCGAAGGGGCGATGGCGCCAGGAATGAAAGGAACGGCTCAAGAGAGGGTCAAG ATAAGAGCTATCCCGATGTGGATCCTCGGGGCTCATCCTCAGAGAGCGAGGATGAGATCATGGGGAAGTACCAGGAGGCCGTGTCGCGCTCACAGGGCATGAGGGCAGCAGACACTCGCAACCCAAAGGGCTATGGCTGGGAGACCAGGCAGAAATACAGCCCCCTTTCGGCAGAGTACGATGGGTACAGCAGTGAAGCCTCCACCGAAGAGG TGAACTACATTCAGAGAATGAGGCGCACACCCCCTCTGGACGAGCTGCAACCCCCACCCTACCAGGACGAGGATGGCTCCCCACGCATGTCCTGCACGCCTTCCGACGCCGGCGATGCCAAATGCGGCCTGTCCCACTGCAGCGACAGCCCGCGCCACTCGTACGGCAAGTGCCCGAGTGAAACCAGCGGCGGCCACGAGACCGAGAGCTACCTCAACAAGGGCTACGAGGAGGACGTGCCCAGCGACAGCACCGCCGTGCTCAGCCCCGAG GAAATGTCAGCTCGGGGCTCAGCGGCACAGCTGCCCAAGGGGTACGAGCCTGAGCCCTTGGCCAAATACGGCACTCTGGACGTGGTGTTCGACTACGACTCGGAGGAACGCCGGCTCATGGTGACAGTGACCGCCGTGACGGATCTCCCGGCCCTGAAACGCACGGGCAACATCTCCTGGCAGGtccacctgctgctgcttcCCACCAAGAAGCAGCGTGCTAAGACAGGAGTACAGAAGGGGCCCTGCCCGGTCTTCACCGAGACCTTCAAGTTCAACCACATCGAGTCGGAGATGATCGGCAACTACTCCATTCGGTTCCGCCTCTACAGCGTGAAGCGGATGAAGAAGGAGAAGTTGCTGGGGGAGAAGGTGTTCTACCTCACCAAGCTCAACCTGCAGGGCAAGATGCACATTCCCGTCATCCTGGAGCCCTGCTGCACCCTTCCA CAGGGCTGCGAGTCCCAGGTCAGCATTTCGGAGATGTCCTGCAGCGAGAGCACATCGTCCTTCCAGTCATCAGGCCAGGGCTCCAGCCCGGAGATACTGGTGGGCCTCGTTTACAACGCCACCACGGGTCGGCTCTCAGTGGAGGTCATCAAGGGCAGCCACTTCAAGAACCTGGCAGCCAATAAGCCACCCA ACACGTACGTtaagctgacactgttgaactCCATGGGCCAGGAGATGTCCAAGTGCAAGACGTCGATCTGCCGGGGGCAACCCAACCCCACCTACAAGGAGACGTTCGTCTTCCAGGTGGCACTCTTTCAGCTGTCGGACGTGACGCTCATCCTCTCGGTGTACAACAAGCGCAGCATGAAGCGCAAGGAGATGATCGGCTGGATCTCCCTGGGCCTCAACAGCTCAGGGGAAGAGGAGCTGACTCactggactcagatgaaggagtcaAAGGGACAGCAGGTGTGCCGCTGGCACAGCCTGCTAGAGTCCTAG